A window of Enterobacter ludwigii genomic DNA:
GTGTCACTTTCGCTTTGGCAGCAGTGTCTTGCCCGATTGCAGGATGAGTTACCAGCCACAGAATTCAGTATGTGGATCCGCCCGTTGCAGGCGGAACTGAGCGATAACACGCTGGCTTTGTATGCGCCAAACCGTTTTGTGCTCGATTGGGTAAGGGATAAGTACCTTAATAACATCAATGGACTGCTGAACGATTTCTGCGGGTCAGATGCCCCACAGCTGCGCTTTGAAGTGGGCACAAAGCCGGTCATCCAAACAGTTCGTGAAACCGTGAACGTAGCAGCGCCGGCTCAGGCTGCTCCTGCTCCGGCCCCTCGCGTCGCACCCGCTCGTCAGGGCTGGGATAATGTTCCTGCACCTGCTGAGCCAACCTACCGTTCTAACGTTAACGTTAAACACACGTTCGATAACTTCGTTGAAGGTAAGTCGAACCAGCTGGCGCGCGCGGCGGCTCGTCAGGTTGCGGATAACCCCGGAGGTGCCTACAACCCACTGTTCCTTTATGGCGGTACGGGTTTAGGTAAAACGCACCTTCTGCATGCAGTGGGTAACGGCATTATGGCGCGCAAGCCGAATGCGAAAGTGGTGTATATGCACTCCGAGCGCTTCGTTCAGGACATGGTAAAAGCCCTGCAAAACAACGCGATCGAAGAGTTTAAACGCTATTATCGTTCCGTTGACGCCCTGCTAATCGATGACATTCAGTTCTTTGCCAATAAAGAACGATCGCAGGAAGAGTTTTTCCACACCTTCAATGCGCTGCTGGAAGGCAATCAACAGATCATTTTGACCTCGGATCGTTATCCAAAAGAGATCAACGGTGTTGAAGATCGTCTGAAATCCCGCTTTGGCTGGGGTCTGACCGTGGCGATCGAGCCACCGGAGCTGGAAACCCGCGTTGCGATCCTGATGAAGAAAGCCGATGAAAACGACATTCGCCTGCCGGGTGAAGTGGCGTTCTTCATTGCCAAGCGTCTGCGCTCCAATGTGCGTGAGCTGGAAGGGGCACTGAACCGTGTTATTGCCAATGCCAACTTTACCGGCCGTGCGATCACGATCGATTTTGTGCGTGAAGCGCTGCGAGATTTGCTGGCATTGCAGGAAAAATTAGTCACCATCGACAATATTCAAAAGACGGTGGCTGAGTACTACAAGATCAAAGTGGCAGATTTACTGTCTAAACGTCGTTCCCGCTCGGTGGCGCGTCCGCGTCAGATGGCGATGGCGCTGGCAAAGGAGTTAACCAACCACAGTCTGCCGGAAATCGGGGATGCGTTTGGTGGCCGTGACCATACGACCGTGCTGCACGCTTGTCGCAAGATTGAGCAGTTACGTGAAGAAAGCCACGACATAAAAGAAGATTTTTCCAATTTAATCAGAACATTATCATCGTGACGCTATGAAATTTACTGTTGAACGTGAACATTTATTAAAACCGCTGCAACAGGTGAGTGGCCCATTAGGTGGCCGCCCAACGCTGCCTATTCTCGGAAACCTGCTGCTTCAGGTCGCGGACGGTACGCTGTCGCTGACCGGCACAGACCTGGAAATGGAAATGATCGCGCGCGTTACGCTGACTCAGCCAC
This region includes:
- the dnaA gene encoding chromosomal replication initiator protein DnaA, with product MSLSLWQQCLARLQDELPATEFSMWIRPLQAELSDNTLALYAPNRFVLDWVRDKYLNNINGLLNDFCGSDAPQLRFEVGTKPVIQTVRETVNVAAPAQAAPAPAPRVAPARQGWDNVPAPAEPTYRSNVNVKHTFDNFVEGKSNQLARAAARQVADNPGGAYNPLFLYGGTGLGKTHLLHAVGNGIMARKPNAKVVYMHSERFVQDMVKALQNNAIEEFKRYYRSVDALLIDDIQFFANKERSQEEFFHTFNALLEGNQQIILTSDRYPKEINGVEDRLKSRFGWGLTVAIEPPELETRVAILMKKADENDIRLPGEVAFFIAKRLRSNVRELEGALNRVIANANFTGRAITIDFVREALRDLLALQEKLVTIDNIQKTVAEYYKIKVADLLSKRRSRSVARPRQMAMALAKELTNHSLPEIGDAFGGRDHTTVLHACRKIEQLREESHDIKEDFSNLIRTLSS